A genomic stretch from Lathyrus oleraceus cultivar Zhongwan6 chromosome 2, CAAS_Psat_ZW6_1.0, whole genome shotgun sequence includes:
- the LOC127120442 gene encoding metal transporter Nramp3, whose translation MSQNQQPLLQDQQDETAYDSSDKIVIVGEDEYETDIDNGVRIPPFSWKKLWLFSGPGFLMSIAFLDPGNLEGDLQSGAIAGYSLLWLLMWATGMGLLIQLLSARLGVATGRHLAELCREEYPTWARIVLWLMTEVALIGSDIQEVIGSAIAIRILSNATVPLWAGVVITALDCFIFLFLENYGVRKLEAFFAVLIAVMALSFAWMFGKAKPDGLEVLVGILVPKLSSRTIQQAVGVVGCIIMPHNVFLHSALVQSRQVDPKKKGRVQEALKYYSIESTIALVVSFVINIFVTTVFAKGFYGTEIANRIGLVNAGQHLQEKYGGGVFPILYIWAIGLLAAGQSSTITGTYAGQFIMGGFLNLKLKKWMRALITRSFAIVPTMIVALIFDTSEESLDVLNEWLNVLQSVQIPFALIPLLCLVSKEQIMGTFKIGSVLKTISWLVAALVIVINGYLLLEFFSSEVNGAVITAVVSVITAAYVAFIIYLISSAATFPSWQSLTQSKTTTES comes from the exons ATGTCTCAAAACCAACAGCCTCTGTTACAAGACCAACAAGACGAAACGGCATACGATTCCTCCGACAAAATCGTCATTGTCGGAGAAGACGAATACGAAACCGACATCGACAACGGAGTTCGAATTCCGCCTTTTTCATGGAAGAAGCTCTGGTTATTCAGCGGTCCTGGTTTTCTAATGAGTATAGCTTTTCTGGATCCTGGAAACTTGGAGGGAGATCTTCAATCTGGTGCGATTGCTGGTTACTCTTTGTTGTGGTTGCTTATGTGGGCTACGGGTATGGGGCTTCTTATTCAGCTTTTGTCGGCGAGATTGGGTGTTGCTACGGGGAGACATTTGGCTGAGCTTTGTAGAGAGGAGTATCCTACTTGGGCTAGGATTGTTCTTTGGTTGATGACTGAAGTTGCGCTTATTGGTTCTGATATTCAAGAGGTTATTGGAAGTGCTATTGCTATTAGGATTTTGAGTAATGCCACTGTTCCTCTTTGGGCTGGTGTTGTTATTACTGCTTTAGATTG TTTTATTTTCCTCTTTCTCGAGAACTATGGTGTGAGGAAATTGGAGGCATTTTTTGCTGTTCTGATTGCTGTAATGGCTCTTTCATTTGCATGGATGTTTGGTAAAGCAAAGCCAGATGGTCTCGAAGTTCTTGTGG GTATTTTGGTTCCTAAACTTAGCTCCAGAACTATTCAACAAGCTGTCGGAGTTGTTGGTTGCATTATCATGCCCCACAACGTGTTCTTGCATTCTGCACTTGTTCAATCAAGACAGGTTGACCCGAAAAAGAAAGGCCGTGTTCAAGAAGCTCTTAAATACTACTCGATAGAGTCCACCATTGCGCTTGTTGTCTCCTTTGTCATTAATATCTTTGTCACAACTGTGTTTGCTAAGGGCTTTTATGGTACCGAAATAGCCAATAGGATCGGTCTCGTAAACGCAGGGCAGCATCTTCAGGAGAAGTATGGAGGTGGAGTATTCCCAATCCTTTATATATGGGCTATCGGGTTATTAGCAGCCGGTCAAAGTAGCACTATTACTGGTACATATGCTGGACAATTCATCATGGGTGGTTTTCTGAATTTGAAGTTGAAAAAATGGATGAGGGCATTGATTACGCGGAGTTTCGCAATCGTTCCAACCATGATAGTTGCTCTTATATTTGACACCTCAGAGGAATCATTAGATGTTCTAAATGAATGGCTTAATGTTCTTCAGTCAGTGCAAATCCCCTTCGCATTGATTCCGTTGCTTTGTTTGGTATCAAAGGAACAGATAATGGGCACTTTCAAGATCGGGTCTGTCCTCAAG ACTATTTCCTGGCTTGTGGCTGCTCTGGTGATAGTGATAAACGGCTATCTTTTGCTGGAATTCTTTTCATCTGAAGTGAATGGAGCAGTGATCACCGCTGTTGTGAGCGTAATAACAGCTGCGTATGTTGCATTCATAATTTACCTTATTTCAAGCGCCGCTACTTTTCCGTCATGGCAAAGTTTAACTCAATCAAAGACCACCACGGAGAGTTGA